A stretch of the Verrucomicrobiia bacterium genome encodes the following:
- a CDS encoding phosphatase PAP2 family protein, with the protein MNVLIDFLSQLDTTLFYFFNVKLANPVFDTVMPVITATGNWRILAVPIGLFWFWKGGNKGRWGILYATLAWGLSDLFNSNLVKSVFARPRPCLTLPDVHLLVGCGQTFSFPSGHAVTSFAIATFLGLVYPRARWVLFPVAILISYSRIAVGVHYPFDILVGWVEGVLFGYLFYRFYLFQRDFWQKRSWYGCW; encoded by the coding sequence ATGAACGTGCTTATCGATTTTCTTTCGCAATTGGACACCACCCTTTTTTATTTTTTCAACGTAAAGCTCGCCAACCCGGTTTTCGATACGGTTATGCCGGTGATAACGGCCACCGGCAATTGGCGGATTTTGGCCGTTCCGATCGGACTTTTCTGGTTCTGGAAAGGTGGCAACAAGGGGCGCTGGGGCATTCTGTACGCCACTCTTGCCTGGGGGCTTTCCGATTTGTTCAACTCCAATTTGGTCAAATCGGTCTTTGCGCGCCCCCGCCCCTGTTTGACTTTGCCGGATGTCCATTTGCTGGTCGGCTGCGGGCAGACCTTCTCCTTCCCCTCCGGACATGCCGTCACCAGCTTCGCCATTGCCACGTTTTTGGGTTTGGTTTACCCGCGGGCCCGGTGGGTTTTGTTTCCCGTGGCAATTCTCATCTCCTATTCCCGCATTGCCGTCGGCGTGCATTATCCGTTCGATATTCTGGTTGGCTGGGTGGAAGGGGTTTTGTTTGGCTACCTGTTTTACCGGTTTTATCTTTTCCAGCGGGATTTCTGGCAGAAAAGGAGCTGGTATGGCTGCTGGTAA
- a CDS encoding macro domain-containing protein, which produces MAAGKKIGAVEVELKMGDISEIAADAIVNAANNHLWMGSGVAGALKRRGGREIEEEAVKKGPIKVGQAVETTAGKLSARWVIHAAAMGQDLRPTSRSIAEATENSLLLADKLGATSIAFPALGTGVGGFSIADCARWMLETTEKLAPKLKSVRKIFFVLFDPAGYKVFEDELTKSS; this is translated from the coding sequence ATGGCTGCTGGTAAGAAAATCGGGGCGGTGGAAGTCGAGTTGAAGATGGGGGACATTTCGGAAATTGCCGCCGATGCCATTGTCAACGCCGCCAACAACCATTTGTGGATGGGTTCCGGCGTGGCCGGGGCACTCAAGCGCCGGGGCGGCAGGGAAATTGAAGAGGAAGCGGTGAAAAAAGGGCCGATAAAGGTCGGTCAGGCGGTTGAAACCACCGCCGGAAAACTTTCCGCACGCTGGGTCATCCACGCAGCCGCCATGGGGCAGGATTTAAGGCCGACTTCCCGCTCGATAGCGGAAGCCACCGAAAACTCGCTACTTCTGGCCGATAAATTGGGCGCCACTTCGATTGCTTTTCCTGCTCTCGGCACAGGAGTGGGCGGATTTTCTATTGCCGATTGCGCCCGGTGGATGCTTGAAACGACGGAAAAACTCGCCCCCAAGTTAAAAAGCGTCAGGAAAATCTTCTTTGTATTATTCGACCCTGCCGGTTATAAAGTTTTCGAGGATGAATTAACAAAATCATCGTAG
- a CDS encoding dicarboxylate/amino acid:cation symporter, translated as MTNRQPLGHIRPVPKEKLPQHTKILIGLGVGAAAGIAANLFWSGSPQLEWLIKNLAYPFGQIFLRLIFMIVIPLIVSALALGTAGMGDMRKLGKIGAKTLAYTVLVSTISVIIGISLVNLFKPGEGISAENRAKLEQTFGAGGTQKTLEQAAEAKSWSETLLDIIPKNPFADMAGIFADNYKGGGVLAVMFFAIFLGIALSLSKSDKVSILIRFLEGVFEVVMTVIRLAMKLAPYAVAALIFSVTARLGFSVVATLGKYVFVVLFGLALHQFGVYGLIIRFVAKVSPLKFFRSIDEVMAIAFSTSSSNATLPDALRVSEEKVGVPREINNFVLTLGSTANQNGTALYEGVTVLFLAQFFGVDLSLGQQITVIFASILAGIGTAGVPGGSLPFIVLLLHAVGIPGEGIGIILGVDRILDMCRTVVNVTGDITAAAVIAKTEGHKLKVS; from the coding sequence TTGACAAACCGGCAGCCGCTCGGCCATATTCGCCCCGTGCCGAAAGAGAAACTCCCCCAGCATACCAAAATTTTAATCGGTTTGGGCGTTGGCGCGGCAGCGGGCATCGCCGCCAATTTGTTTTGGAGCGGCAGCCCCCAGCTCGAATGGCTGATTAAAAACCTCGCCTATCCTTTCGGCCAGATTTTTCTGCGGCTGATTTTTATGATTGTCATCCCGCTCATCGTCTCGGCCCTCGCTCTGGGGACGGCGGGAATGGGGGATATGCGCAAGCTGGGGAAAATTGGCGCCAAAACGCTGGCCTACACGGTTTTGGTTTCGACTATCTCTGTAATCATCGGCATTTCACTCGTCAATTTGTTTAAGCCGGGGGAGGGGATTTCCGCGGAAAATCGGGCGAAACTGGAGCAAACCTTCGGCGCGGGAGGAACGCAAAAAACGCTCGAGCAGGCGGCCGAGGCCAAAAGCTGGTCGGAGACGCTTTTGGACATCATTCCCAAAAACCCCTTTGCCGATATGGCCGGTATTTTTGCGGATAACTACAAGGGAGGCGGCGTTTTGGCGGTGATGTTTTTCGCCATCTTTTTGGGAATCGCCCTTTCCCTTTCCAAATCGGACAAGGTGAGCATTTTGATACGCTTCCTCGAAGGGGTTTTCGAGGTGGTGATGACCGTGATTCGGCTGGCGATGAAGCTGGCCCCCTACGCCGTGGCGGCCTTGATTTTTTCTGTCACAGCCCGGCTTGGCTTTTCGGTGGTGGCTACCTTGGGAAAATATGTTTTTGTGGTGCTTTTTGGCCTGGCCCTGCACCAGTTCGGGGTTTACGGGTTGATAATACGGTTCGTAGCCAAGGTCAGCCCGCTCAAATTTTTCCGCTCCATCGATGAGGTGATGGCGATTGCTTTTTCCACCAGCTCTTCCAACGCCACTCTGCCGGATGCCCTGCGGGTTTCGGAAGAAAAAGTGGGGGTGCCCCGGGAAATCAACAACTTTGTTTTGACCTTGGGCTCCACCGCCAACCAGAACGGCACGGCGCTCTATGAAGGGGTGACGGTGCTGTTTTTGGCCCAGTTTTTTGGTGTCGATTTGTCATTGGGCCAGCAAATTACCGTGATTTTTGCTTCGATTTTGGCCGGAATCGGCACGGCCGGTGTTCCCGGCGGCTCGCTGCCGTTCATCGTGCTGCTCTTACACGCCGTGGGTATTCCGGGAGAGGGAATCGGGATAATTTTGGGGGTGGATAGAATTCTGGATATGTGCCGGACCGTGGTGAATGTGACCGGGGATATTACCGCGGCGGCCGTGATTGCCAAAACCGAGGGGCACAAGCTGAAGGTTTCGTAG
- a CDS encoding STAS domain-containing protein yields the protein MKGGIHVNFNTSEKDGVVIVIPLGRILDGPDTNRLQGKIEEFVRIGARRMVIDLGEVPHMDSSGIRILVSALNRLRKEGGELRLARITDKVEDLIAITQLTEKFKTYASVEEAVLDFPSNN from the coding sequence GTGAAAGGAGGCATCCACGTGAACTTTAACACCAGCGAGAAAGACGGAGTCGTCATTGTCATTCCCCTGGGAAGAATTCTGGACGGGCCGGATACGAACCGGTTGCAAGGTAAAATCGAGGAATTCGTGCGCATTGGCGCCCGGCGGATGGTTATCGATTTGGGGGAGGTGCCGCATATGGATTCGAGCGGGATTCGAATTCTGGTTTCGGCTTTGAACAGGCTGCGCAAGGAAGGGGGGGAACTCCGGCTGGCGCGCATCACCGACAAAGTGGAAGACCTGATTGCCATCACCCAACTGACCGAAAAATTCAAAACCTATGCCTCCGTGGAGGAGGCGGTATTGGACTTTCCTTCAAATAACTGA
- a CDS encoding ATP-binding protein: protein MVKRLTKIPHGVAFPSNQEFLSEVDRFLELELKKAGFGKDLIADLAISVSEFVNNAILHGNRQDETKLVTLELFFRPGEVTICVEDEGDGFDPNQIANPLEGENLLKEVGRGIFIAKTLVDAVEFEKGKKGGTRVKLTKKLP from the coding sequence ATGGTAAAGCGGCTTACCAAAATTCCCCACGGCGTCGCCTTTCCCTCCAATCAGGAATTTTTGTCGGAAGTGGACCGTTTTCTGGAGCTGGAGTTGAAGAAAGCCGGTTTTGGCAAGGATCTCATCGCCGATTTGGCGATTTCCGTTTCAGAGTTCGTCAACAACGCCATTTTGCACGGGAACCGCCAGGACGAAACAAAGCTGGTGACCCTGGAACTCTTCTTCCGCCCCGGCGAGGTCACCATTTGCGTAGAGGATGAGGGGGATGGGTTCGACCCGAATCAAATTGCCAACCCCCTGGAGGGGGAGAATTTGCTTAAGGAGGTGGGGCGGGGAATTTTCATCGCCAAGACGCTGGTGGATGCCGTCGAGTTTGAAAAGGGGAAAAAGGGAGGGACCCGCGTTAAACTGACCAAAAAACTGCCATGA
- a CDS encoding YigZ family protein, with protein sequence MPSKSFFVPARNAQFELREKASRFKAFAFPVDSVKTAEAKLEELRKEYFDASHICYAWLVGVGKDEKARRFDAGEPKGTAGPPILDAIRGAGLTNVLVAVVRYFGGTKLGTGGLSRAYRQAAGGALELTVKKELLEEVRLSAPLPLADRLLNLAKKIGAEIKEKKFAGEMTATFLVPASRREAFLKEVEKIIGRTSG encoded by the coding sequence TTGCCCAGTAAATCATTTTTCGTCCCGGCGCGGAATGCCCAATTCGAGCTTCGGGAAAAGGCCTCGCGATTTAAAGCGTTTGCGTTTCCCGTTGATTCCGTCAAAACGGCAGAGGCGAAATTGGAGGAGTTGAGGAAAGAATACTTCGATGCCAGCCACATCTGTTACGCCTGGCTTGTTGGTGTTGGAAAAGATGAAAAAGCCCGCCGCTTTGATGCCGGGGAACCGAAAGGGACCGCCGGGCCGCCGATATTAGATGCCATCCGAGGGGCGGGTTTGACCAACGTTCTGGTGGCCGTCGTGCGCTACTTCGGCGGCACCAAGCTCGGAACCGGCGGCCTCTCCCGCGCCTACCGGCAGGCGGCGGGGGGAGCGCTCGAGTTGACTGTCAAGAAAGAATTGCTGGAAGAAGTCCGGCTTTCCGCCCCGCTCCCTTTGGCAGACCGGCTGTTAAATTTGGCCAAAAAAATCGGCGCGGAAATTAAAGAGAAAAAATTTGCCGGGGAGATGACGGCGACGTTTTTGGTTCCGGCAAGCCGCCGCGAGGCCTTTCTAAAAGAGGTCGAAAAGATAATTGGCCGAACTTCCGGTTGA
- a CDS encoding STAS domain-containing protein yields MKYEISEKEGVVVVTPKGRMMAGPELEKLHEKIKELVRIGARKMVIDLGEVELMDSRGLGILVSALTSLRNVQGELKLSRITNKIESLLVITQLSKVFKTYGSVDEALKNFKAAS; encoded by the coding sequence ATGAAATACGAAATAAGCGAAAAGGAGGGGGTGGTGGTCGTCACCCCCAAGGGACGGATGATGGCCGGCCCGGAACTGGAAAAATTGCACGAAAAAATCAAGGAGTTGGTGCGGATCGGCGCCCGCAAAATGGTCATCGACTTGGGGGAAGTGGAACTGATGGACTCCCGCGGGCTAGGAATTCTGGTGTCGGCCTTGACCAGCCTGCGCAACGTCCAAGGGGAACTCAAACTCTCCCGCATCACCAACAAAATCGAATCTCTTCTGGTTATCACGCAGCTCTCCAAGGTTTTCAAAACCTACGGCTCGGTGGACGAGGCGTTAAAGAACTTTAAGGCCGCTTCCTGA
- a CDS encoding STAS domain-containing protein has protein sequence MSVTEQSGVLVFAPRASVMGEEESVELHEKVREGVKAGKHKMVVDLSGVEWMNSRGLGFLIAALSTATAAGGHLCLTQVSPKVRQLLGIVGLVASFEMYATVEEAVGSFARPSSGEKRKA, from the coding sequence GTGTCCGTAACCGAACAGTCCGGAGTACTTGTTTTCGCCCCCCGGGCCTCGGTGATGGGAGAAGAGGAATCCGTGGAACTGCACGAAAAAGTGCGCGAAGGGGTGAAAGCCGGGAAACATAAAATGGTGGTGGACCTCTCCGGCGTGGAATGGATGAATTCCCGCGGGCTCGGTTTTCTAATCGCCGCCCTTTCCACCGCCACGGCGGCCGGCGGACATCTCTGTTTGACCCAAGTCAGCCCCAAGGTCCGCCAGCTCTTGGGTATTGTCGGGCTGGTTGCCAGTTTTGAAATGTACGCAACCGTGGAAGAAGCGGTCGGCAGCTTTGCCCGGCCCTCTTCCGGAGAAAAAAGGAAAGCATAA
- a CDS encoding tetratricopeptide repeat protein, which produces MGKFDKSSSVIAKKLAGIGELIQAKRFGEAWSQLEKLPSTFGVETASEEAAYFHYLKGYVFWELGDKKGGIAATQKALEMYLVLRDLDGIAKSQKLAGALLIDLGNLTLAKEHLELAVSTFKPSKQWGQAARALNQMAYLSKIRGELRYANDYNAEAQRCASLAKDKYYETVLRGSLSWHQFLEGDWKAAKASLKEFLLETNRTNDWGNYALGLVNFGRSELLGGRFKEARKHYLEASQVCSQENLIGTLKIVDEHLAELSIAEGRFSEAEDYLKKALEIGERVSPYGTIMTQCWRLMGDLYNAKGEPSEALKAYETCESYLIKLPEELERGACFVGRGVAYANLKNWKDAKNAFDRAFEVFENCENDWELSKAVVTAVECGAYASKQMETELLMGCEFFQKYEHPAWDKRARKLLGSLESAHDRLPLDAKKGNLEKQEIITALQETGNNVTLAAKKLGLLRSTLHYKIKRYKI; this is translated from the coding sequence ATGGGGAAATTCGATAAAAGTTCTTCCGTAATAGCGAAAAAGCTGGCGGGCATTGGGGAGTTAATTCAGGCCAAGCGTTTCGGAGAAGCTTGGTCACAACTCGAAAAGCTTCCTTCAACTTTCGGCGTTGAAACGGCTTCAGAAGAAGCCGCATATTTTCATTATCTTAAGGGATATGTCTTCTGGGAATTAGGTGACAAAAAAGGGGGTATTGCCGCCACTCAAAAAGCGCTGGAAATGTACCTCGTCTTGCGTGACCTCGATGGAATCGCCAAGTCGCAGAAATTGGCCGGGGCACTGCTCATCGATTTGGGAAATCTGACTTTGGCCAAAGAACATCTTGAATTGGCGGTTTCCACTTTCAAGCCGAGTAAACAGTGGGGCCAAGCTGCGAGGGCCCTGAATCAAATGGCGTATCTATCCAAGATCCGAGGTGAATTAAGATATGCCAATGATTATAACGCTGAAGCTCAACGCTGTGCTTCACTGGCAAAGGACAAATATTACGAAACTGTCTTGCGCGGAAGTTTGTCTTGGCACCAATTTCTTGAGGGAGATTGGAAAGCCGCAAAGGCCAGCTTGAAGGAATTTCTTCTTGAGACGAATCGCACGAACGACTGGGGAAACTATGCTTTAGGGTTGGTCAATTTTGGCCGTTCGGAGCTTTTGGGAGGTCGCTTCAAAGAAGCGCGCAAACATTACCTTGAGGCGTCGCAGGTTTGCAGCCAGGAAAATCTGATTGGAACACTGAAAATCGTCGATGAGCATTTGGCCGAACTCTCCATCGCCGAAGGCCGTTTTTCCGAAGCCGAAGATTATCTCAAGAAAGCTTTGGAAATCGGCGAGCGGGTCAGCCCCTACGGCACGATTATGACCCAGTGCTGGCGGTTGATGGGGGATTTGTACAACGCCAAAGGGGAGCCGTCCGAGGCCTTGAAGGCCTACGAGACCTGCGAAAGCTATTTGATCAAACTGCCGGAGGAACTGGAGCGGGGGGCCTGCTTTGTCGGCCGGGGCGTGGCCTATGCCAACTTGAAGAACTGGAAGGACGCCAAAAACGCTTTTGACCGGGCCTTCGAGGTGTTCGAGAATTGCGAGAACGACTGGGAGCTTTCCAAAGCCGTGGTCACCGCCGTGGAATGCGGGGCCTATGCTTCCAAACAGATGGAAACGGAGCTTTTGATGGGGTGCGAGTTTTTCCAAAAATACGAGCACCCGGCCTGGGACAAGCGGGCCCGGAAGCTCTTGGGAAGTTTGGAAAGCGCACACGACCGGCTGCCTTTGGACGCCAAGAAGGGGAATTTGGAAAAGCAGGAAATTATTACGGCCTTGCAGGAAACAGGGAACAACGTCACCTTGGCGGCCAAAAAGCTGGGCCTTCTGCGCTCCACCCTGCATTACAAAATCAAGCGCTACAAAATAA
- a CDS encoding STAS domain-containing protein, whose translation MKFSVREQDGVTILAPKGKIMGGPDSTELHEKLRELIKNNTKKVVIDLAEVDWMNSTGLGILISGLTTMRGAGGELKLARVTDKIQSLLVITKLVTVFETHDSVEQAIGSFGK comes from the coding sequence ATGAAGTTTAGCGTTCGGGAACAGGATGGAGTGACCATTCTGGCCCCCAAGGGGAAGATTATGGGGGGGCCGGACTCCACCGAGCTGCATGAAAAGCTGCGCGAACTGATAAAGAACAACACCAAAAAAGTCGTCATCGACCTGGCCGAAGTGGACTGGATGAACTCCACCGGGCTGGGGATTCTCATATCCGGCCTGACCACCATGCGCGGCGCCGGCGGCGAGCTTAAACTGGCCCGAGTCACCGACAAAATCCAATCCCTTCTGGTCATCACCAAACTGGTAACCGTTTTCGAAACCCACGATTCGGTGGAGCAGGCGATCGGAAGCTTCGGCAAGTAA
- a CDS encoding NUDIX hydrolase: MPKSRKKLSEKLSHWAEDESAWYRFCPRCGSELAPLDLGGQERRVCPKADFVQYRNPVPAVGAFVRKGSTLLMVLRKYPPRAGLWTLPAGFMEYDEAPEETAVREVKEETGLDIAVQKLFSVYRAGDDPRTRVVLILYEAEIVGGKLKPSDDALKAEFFPLDGLPEEIAFSAHRRALSDYLAREKKRK, from the coding sequence ATGCCGAAATCGAGAAAAAAGCTCTCCGAAAAACTTTCCCACTGGGCGGAGGATGAATCCGCTTGGTACCGTTTCTGCCCCCGCTGCGGCAGCGAGCTCGCGCCGCTCGATTTGGGGGGGCAGGAGCGGCGGGTCTGCCCCAAAGCCGACTTCGTGCAGTATCGCAACCCGGTTCCCGCCGTCGGCGCTTTTGTACGCAAGGGTTCCACGCTCTTGATGGTTCTGCGCAAATACCCACCCCGCGCTGGGCTATGGACGCTCCCCGCCGGGTTTATGGAATATGACGAAGCGCCGGAAGAAACCGCCGTCCGGGAGGTGAAGGAAGAGACCGGTTTGGATATCGCCGTGCAAAAGCTTTTTTCGGTTTACCGGGCCGGCGATGACCCCCGCACCCGGGTGGTTTTGATCCTTTACGAAGCGGAAATAGTCGGCGGCAAATTGAAACCCAGCGACGACGCCCTCAAAGCGGAGTTTTTCCCCCTGGACGGTTTGCCGGAAGAAATTGCCTTCTCTGCCCACCGGCGGGCGCTTTCCGACTATCTGGCGCGGGAAAAGAAGCGGAAATAG
- a CDS encoding SpoIIE family protein phosphatase: MNWSVLGTGVYLACSFFLFLLGMVILRENFRSRVNRTTAFMLFFGGLGALFAAIGTTLSRTGTLTAAGAYESWYNLFYVWELFFPALLLFALVFPRETETVRRWRFLRYSIFLPHLFHIFWVSFFTSPEKLSTSFSLEQFGPVAKALLSPFAYVFRVVALFLAVAYKFHVRFFSLVNLSYAVLAIGLLFARQTAFPNPRLKSQVRLILAGLGVAMALYTVAFIFPALFDFSLSEPLRYALTIGALVVGCGAVGWAILRYQFMDVRVIFRQNLVYFLSTGFLVAVYILAAAQLGRYLRNVLGAKTAALEIGFVLLALVFFQPVMEKLDDLIKRLFIRQRSDFRNLMERFSRELVSIFDLNQISERVTELLEKELFIERASLLLAESDSKGALLTFSAGNEVLAQNISAGDPLFKTLLARKQPTYLEAVMPEQSEEGLARLFAGMGAKVAVPILDEGRFVGILALGEKFSGFRYSSEDMTLLGVLANQLSIATANARLYAETLEKQRMEEELALARQIQQNLLPARLPSSAEYEFASYVRPSRQVGGDFYDFMWREPRLAFVLADASGKGMPAALLIAFLQATLKAEHRHDRPIGEFIRSINELMVANTSPEKFVTLFYALFDPLERKLFYSNAGHNYPILVRENGNLEFLKKGGTVVGCFEWARYESECMPLHPGDTLIVYSDGLTDASNHDEMFGEERLVNLALESRHLSAEGVKDRIVDAVEAFTGPVPPFDDMTLLVMKAR, from the coding sequence ATGAACTGGTCCGTGCTCGGAACGGGCGTTTATTTGGCCTGTTCGTTTTTCCTTTTCCTTCTGGGGATGGTCATCCTGCGGGAGAACTTCCGCTCCCGGGTGAACCGCACCACCGCCTTTATGCTCTTTTTCGGCGGGCTGGGGGCGCTCTTTGCCGCCATTGGCACGACTTTGTCCCGCACGGGGACGCTCACCGCCGCAGGGGCGTACGAAAGCTGGTACAACCTTTTCTACGTCTGGGAACTTTTCTTCCCCGCCCTGTTGCTTTTCGCCCTCGTTTTCCCGCGCGAAACCGAAACGGTCCGGCGGTGGCGTTTTTTGCGTTACAGCATCTTTCTGCCCCACCTGTTTCACATTTTCTGGGTCAGTTTCTTCACCAGCCCGGAGAAGCTCTCCACCTCCTTTTCTCTGGAACAGTTCGGCCCGGTCGCCAAGGCGCTGCTTTCCCCCTTTGCCTACGTCTTCCGGGTGGTGGCGCTCTTTCTGGCGGTGGCGTACAAGTTTCACGTCCGCTTCTTTTCGCTGGTCAACTTAAGCTACGCAGTTTTGGCCATCGGGCTTCTTTTCGCCCGCCAGACCGCTTTCCCGAATCCCCGGCTAAAAAGCCAGGTGCGTTTGATTCTGGCTGGTCTGGGGGTGGCAATGGCCCTCTATACGGTGGCCTTCATTTTTCCGGCCCTGTTCGATTTTTCGCTGTCGGAACCTTTGCGCTATGCGTTGACCATCGGCGCCTTGGTGGTCGGCTGTGGCGCGGTCGGCTGGGCCATCCTGCGCTACCAGTTCATGGATGTGCGGGTGATTTTCCGCCAGAATCTGGTCTATTTTCTTTCCACCGGCTTTTTGGTGGCCGTCTATATCCTGGCCGCCGCCCAGTTGGGGCGCTATTTACGCAATGTCCTCGGGGCCAAAACGGCGGCATTGGAAATCGGTTTTGTTCTATTGGCCCTGGTTTTCTTCCAGCCGGTGATGGAGAAGCTGGACGATTTAATCAAGCGGCTTTTCATCCGCCAGCGCTCTGATTTCCGCAACTTGATGGAGCGTTTCTCCCGCGAGTTGGTCTCCATTTTCGACTTGAACCAGATTTCCGAGCGGGTGACGGAGCTTTTGGAGAAGGAGCTTTTCATCGAGCGGGCCTCGCTGCTGCTTGCGGAAAGCGACTCCAAGGGAGCTCTTTTGACCTTTTCTGCCGGCAACGAGGTGCTGGCCCAGAACATTTCCGCCGGCGACCCGCTTTTTAAAACGCTTCTGGCCCGCAAGCAGCCGACCTACCTCGAAGCGGTGATGCCGGAGCAATCTGAAGAAGGACTGGCCCGTCTTTTTGCCGGAATGGGGGCCAAGGTCGCCGTGCCAATTCTGGATGAGGGGCGCTTCGTCGGCATCCTCGCTTTGGGGGAAAAATTCTCCGGCTTCCGCTACAGTTCGGAGGATATGACCCTTTTGGGGGTTTTGGCCAACCAACTTTCCATTGCCACCGCGAACGCCCGGCTTTACGCAGAAACTTTGGAAAAACAGCGGATGGAAGAGGAGTTGGCTTTGGCCCGTCAGATTCAGCAAAACCTTTTGCCCGCCCGGCTTCCCTCCTCTGCCGAGTATGAATTTGCCAGCTACGTCCGCCCTTCCCGGCAAGTGGGGGGGGATTTTTATGACTTTATGTGGCGGGAACCGCGTCTGGCGTTCGTTCTGGCGGATGCCTCCGGCAAGGGGATGCCGGCGGCGCTTTTAATCGCCTTTTTGCAGGCGACGCTCAAGGCCGAGCACCGTCACGACCGCCCCATCGGGGAGTTCATCCGCTCCATTAACGAGCTTATGGTGGCCAACACTTCGCCTGAAAAATTTGTGACTTTATTCTACGCCCTTTTCGACCCGCTGGAGAGAAAACTTTTCTACTCCAACGCCGGTCACAACTATCCGATTCTGGTGCGGGAAAACGGCAATCTGGAATTTCTGAAAAAAGGGGGGACAGTGGTGGGCTGTTTCGAGTGGGCCCGCTACGAGTCGGAGTGTATGCCCCTGCATCCCGGGGATACTTTGATTGTCTATTCGGACGGGCTGACAGACGCCTCCAACCATGACGAGATGTTTGGTGAGGAGCGGCTGGTCAATTTAGCCCTGGAGTCCCGCCACCTCTCCGCCGAAGGGGTCAAGGACAGAATCGTAGACGCCGTGGAGGCGTTCACCGGCCCGGTTCCCCCCTTCGATGATATGACCCTTTTGGTGATGAAGGCGCGCTGA